A genomic segment from Nodularia sphaerocarpa UHCC 0038 encodes:
- the nrtS gene encoding nitrate/nitrite transporter NrtS, which yields MSKFVKGYFASLIEPKLVTTAVKVALIVGSILFIINHGSALWQGKMSSERWISATISYLVPYCVNIHGQYVSVYRSTQAKKCN from the coding sequence ATGTCTAAGTTTGTTAAAGGATATTTTGCTAGTTTAATTGAGCCGAAATTGGTGACAACAGCAGTAAAAGTTGCATTGATTGTTGGTTCTATTTTATTTATAATTAATCATGGAAGTGCTTTGTGGCAAGGCAAAATGAGTAGCGAACGTTGGATATCTGCAACAATAAGTTACCTAGTTCCCTATTGCGTTAATATTCATGGTCAATACGTTAGTGTTTACCGTTCAACTCAAGCTAAAAAATGTAACTGA
- a CDS encoding DUF3172 domain-containing protein, which translates to MRRKSTGRSATTSKSSASQPSLFNISTIAILAGVLVLGIGIGIAFSSTTTLTPSNVASREFIDNRAPNPEICVQNGASAMVMDARLFVTLNPFNVYVAQPSMRPGCVLRQNNWAILEQRNLVTSNQVRECKNRLNTFGFTGTLESENPDIRCIYQNQAAQNFFTSQPGAVTQPQQTDRF; encoded by the coding sequence ATGAGACGTAAATCTACTGGTAGATCGGCTACTACTTCTAAATCTTCGGCTTCACAACCATCTTTGTTCAACATCTCCACTATCGCCATTTTGGCAGGGGTGCTGGTATTGGGCATTGGTATTGGGATTGCCTTTAGCTCCACAACCACTTTAACGCCATCAAATGTGGCTTCTCGTGAATTCATTGACAATAGAGCGCCAAACCCTGAGATTTGCGTGCAGAATGGAGCAAGTGCAATGGTGATGGACGCGAGACTGTTCGTGACTCTCAACCCGTTTAATGTCTATGTAGCTCAACCAAGTATGCGTCCTGGGTGCGTTCTGCGCCAAAATAACTGGGCAATTTTAGAACAGCGTAACCTTGTGACATCTAATCAGGTTAGAGAATGTAAAAATCGCCTCAACACTTTTGGCTTTACTGGTACTTTGGAAAGCGAAAACCCTGATATTAGATGTATCTACCAAAATCAGGCGGCTCAAAACTTCTTTACATCTCAACCAGGCGCAGTTACACAACCTCAACAAACAGATAGATTTTAG
- the nfi gene encoding deoxyribonuclease V (cleaves DNA at apurinic or apyrimidinic sites) produces MKIYQDHAWPVNLEEAIAIQERLRYQVIPSDQLKQPVQYVAGVDMGFESNGTISRAAVAVLSFPDLQVVETSLAYRPTSFPYIPGFLSFREIPAVLDALEKIKIIPDIILCDGQGIAHPRRFGIASHLGVILDMPTIGVAKSLLIGKHEQLPDTKGSWQPLIHKSETIGAVLRTRSGVKPVYVSIGHRISLNTAIDYVLSCTPKYRLPETTRIADKLASAR; encoded by the coding sequence ATGAAGATTTATCAAGATCATGCTTGGCCTGTGAACTTGGAAGAAGCGATCGCTATTCAAGAAAGGTTACGATATCAGGTAATTCCCTCAGATCAACTCAAACAACCTGTCCAATACGTGGCTGGTGTAGATATGGGTTTTGAGTCTAATGGTACTATTAGCCGCGCAGCAGTTGCAGTGCTGAGTTTTCCTGATTTGCAAGTTGTAGAAACGTCATTAGCGTATCGCCCGACATCATTTCCCTACATTCCCGGTTTTCTCTCGTTTCGGGAAATACCAGCAGTACTAGACGCACTAGAAAAAATTAAAATTATACCAGATATTATTTTGTGTGATGGTCAAGGAATCGCCCATCCGCGCAGATTTGGCATAGCTAGTCATCTAGGGGTTATCTTGGATATGCCGACAATTGGTGTAGCAAAATCATTGTTAATTGGTAAGCATGAGCAATTACCAGACACTAAAGGTAGCTGGCAACCATTAATACATAAAAGTGAAACTATTGGGGCAGTTTTAAGAACCCGTTCAGGAGTAAAACCTGTATATGTCTCCATCGGTCATCGCATCAGTTTAAATACAGCCATTGACTATGTATTAAGCTGTACACCAAAATATCGCTTACCCGAAACTACACGCATTGCTGATAAATTGGCATCAGCAAGATAA
- a CDS encoding FHA domain-containing protein, which translates to MNALTLQWHDTGQDRVQNIYEQQPSKNPNTVRIGRDPMRCDIILSHPTVSGLHVEIFFHNQQQYFYIRNLRSPNPPMIDGQQLVQGEMPLHEGSIIYLGQAKLQVTNVAINNIPPTILTPPQPPVQLSHHHHAPTPPTPTQRFYGLECPKCHKVSPAENLHIGCPWCGTSLAASVSVLVAPNH; encoded by the coding sequence ATGAACGCACTAACTTTACAGTGGCACGATACCGGCCAAGATAGAGTTCAGAACATTTACGAACAACAGCCCAGTAAAAATCCTAACACCGTCCGCATCGGTCGCGATCCCATGCGGTGTGACATTATTTTGAGTCACCCGACTGTATCCGGTTTACACGTAGAAATATTTTTTCACAATCAGCAGCAATACTTTTATATCAGAAATTTGCGATCGCCTAATCCCCCAATGATAGACGGACAGCAATTAGTCCAAGGTGAAATGCCTTTACACGAAGGCAGTATTATCTATTTGGGTCAAGCCAAACTGCAAGTTACTAACGTTGCTATTAACAACATTCCACCAACAATTTTAACACCACCACAACCACCAGTACAACTGAGTCATCATCACCATGCACCCACACCCCCAACACCAACACAAAGGTTTTATGGCTTAGAGTGTCCCAAATGTCATAAAGTTTCCCCTGCGGAAAATCTGCACATTGGCTGTCCTTGGTGTGGGACATCTTTAGCAGCATCAGTAAGCGTATTAGTAGCACCCAATCATTAG
- a CDS encoding prohibitin family protein yields the protein MRSVSSNLDNRFQYGFYIAGGIFILFLAITIRPFAIVNAGERGVLMRFGKVQDQVLGEGIHPIMPIVTSVKRLNVRVQQNTFKSDAASKDLQTITTELAVNWHIDPLRVNKIFQQVGDEKLIIDGIITPAVSEVLKAATAKKTAEEVITKRTELKEEIDNNLKKRLENYGILIDDVSLVDFAFSPEFSKAIESKQIAEQEAKQAEFIAQKATQEAQADINRAKGQAEAQRLQRLTLTPDLLQKQAIEKWDGRFPTVMSGNGALPLININPSSLTSENKQQ from the coding sequence ATGCGTAGTGTTAGTAGTAATCTTGATAACAGATTTCAGTATGGATTTTATATTGCTGGAGGAATATTTATCTTATTTTTGGCAATTACGATCCGTCCTTTTGCCATTGTAAATGCTGGTGAACGGGGTGTACTCATGCGGTTTGGCAAAGTGCAGGATCAAGTTTTAGGCGAAGGGATACATCCGATTATGCCAATTGTCACATCAGTTAAAAGGCTAAATGTTCGCGTTCAGCAAAATACTTTTAAATCTGATGCAGCTTCCAAAGACCTCCAGACAATAACTACAGAACTTGCAGTCAACTGGCACATTGACCCGCTAAGAGTAAATAAAATTTTTCAACAAGTGGGAGATGAAAAACTAATTATTGATGGCATTATTACCCCGGCGGTTTCCGAAGTTTTGAAAGCAGCTACTGCTAAAAAAACAGCCGAAGAAGTCATTACTAAAAGAACAGAATTAAAGGAAGAAATTGATAATAATCTCAAAAAACGTTTAGAAAATTACGGTATTCTCATCGATGATGTTTCTTTAGTAGATTTTGCTTTTTCTCCAGAGTTTAGTAAGGCAATTGAATCTAAACAAATAGCTGAACAAGAGGCTAAACAGGCTGAATTTATTGCTCAGAAAGCGACTCAAGAAGCTCAAGCAGATATCAACCGCGCCAAAGGTCAAGCTGAGGCGCAAAGATTACAACGGCTAACTTTAACGCCAGATTTATTACAAAAGCAAGCCATAGAAAAATGGGATGGTCGTTTTCCCACAGTGATGAGTGGTAACGGTGCGTTGCCTTTAATTAACATTAATCCTAGTAGTTTAACAAGTGAGAATAAGCAACAGTAG
- a CDS encoding FHA domain-containing protein, with translation MTNLKIQLSWEDPATGERREPTLSAPIAFGREFARLPAELQGQRVARMLLNSNEISRYHALVDWEQNQLVVIDQNSINGVFINGQRQNRGVLANGDILQIGPYMMTVMFGVNATSQATTPPSIIQFNPNTNIPDPGLPPAPPTPLSSNFPPPAFEAELVALQALHATGLPVDECDYLAVGAGLGSFIWVDLLRISGVRADKIVTLGLEAEPYARYKRLCMNSQIPLHERLRSNSDSCPDNIWGWPSYALREAGRDFSKGHLKSGLKYLWQVFAEPTFAETYTPRAGNVFDSIDREVKRIGWNQIYRYGRVRAIRKTDDGRYCVAYSRSPGNYAFIVSRYLHLATGYPAIQFLPDLQAYREKYQDFKSVVNAYEAHDHVYQQLEQQGGTVLIRGRGIVASRIIQRIYEARKHNRHITVLHLMRSPKPQGNKFQKTQRKVKNHYEFQPFNWPKACWGGELRVMLEKATPEERQRLLADWGDTTTADRHDWQQMTDQGLSEGWYQITFGEVKAVERDNQNRTITHIEEKGLGEMKLAADFIIDATGLDAKVEASPLLEDIVKHYNLPLNYLGRLVVTNNFEIPELRNGKGQIYASGAITLGGPYAAVDSFLGLQYSALVAVDGLAASRAPGVHRLNMVTSSAQWLKWVFNQSP, from the coding sequence ATGACTAATTTAAAAATTCAATTAAGTTGGGAAGACCCAGCGACGGGGGAACGGCGAGAACCAACTTTGAGTGCGCCCATTGCTTTTGGTCGTGAATTTGCCCGTTTACCTGCTGAACTTCAAGGACAGCGTGTAGCTAGAATGCTGCTTAACAGTAATGAAATTTCTCGCTATCATGCTTTGGTTGACTGGGAACAAAACCAGCTAGTAGTAATTGACCAAAACAGCATTAATGGTGTATTTATTAACGGTCAACGACAAAACCGTGGTGTTCTAGCTAACGGTGATATATTACAAATTGGCCCCTACATGATGACGGTGATGTTTGGTGTCAACGCCACCAGCCAAGCTACCACCCCGCCGTCAATAATTCAGTTTAACCCCAATACCAATATCCCAGACCCAGGCTTACCACCAGCCCCGCCAACACCCTTATCTAGCAATTTTCCCCCACCAGCATTTGAGGCTGAATTGGTCGCATTACAAGCACTTCACGCCACAGGTTTACCAGTGGATGAATGCGATTATCTGGCAGTTGGGGCAGGATTAGGTAGTTTTATTTGGGTTGATTTGCTGCGAATTAGTGGTGTCCGGGCTGACAAAATTGTAACTTTGGGATTAGAAGCAGAACCTTATGCGCGTTACAAGCGCCTTTGTATGAACTCGCAAATTCCCCTACATGAAAGATTGCGATCTAATTCTGATTCTTGTCCTGATAATATTTGGGGATGGCCTAGTTATGCTTTGCGGGAAGCTGGGCGAGATTTTAGCAAAGGTCATCTGAAGTCAGGATTAAAATATTTATGGCAAGTTTTCGCTGAACCCACCTTTGCCGAAACTTATACACCTCGTGCGGGTAATGTCTTCGATTCCATAGACAGGGAAGTTAAGCGCATTGGCTGGAATCAAATTTATCGTTATGGGCGCGTTAGGGCTATTCGCAAAACAGATGATGGTAGATATTGTGTAGCCTATTCTCGCAGTCCGGGAAATTACGCTTTTATAGTTAGTCGTTATTTACATTTAGCTACTGGGTATCCGGCAATTCAATTTCTCCCAGATTTGCAAGCTTATAGAGAAAAATATCAAGATTTTAAGTCTGTTGTCAATGCTTATGAAGCCCACGACCATGTTTATCAGCAACTAGAACAACAGGGCGGTACTGTGTTGATTCGTGGACGGGGAATTGTGGCTTCGCGGATTATCCAAAGAATTTATGAGGCGAGAAAGCACAATCGTCATATTACAGTTTTGCATTTGATGCGATCGCCTAAACCCCAAGGCAACAAATTTCAAAAAACTCAGCGAAAAGTCAAAAACCATTACGAATTTCAGCCCTTTAACTGGCCCAAAGCTTGTTGGGGCGGAGAACTCCGCGTCATGCTCGAAAAAGCCACCCCAGAAGAACGCCAGCGCCTACTAGCAGACTGGGGCGATACTACCACCGCCGACCGCCACGACTGGCAGCAAATGACAGATCAAGGACTAAGTGAAGGCTGGTATCAAATAACCTTTGGTGAAGTAAAAGCAGTGGAACGGGATAATCAAAACCGGACTATTACCCATATCGAAGAAAAAGGCTTGGGAGAAATGAAACTAGCCGCAGACTTTATCATTGATGCTACAGGACTGGATGCCAAGGTGGAAGCAAGCCCTTTACTAGAGGATATTGTCAAACATTACAACTTACCCCTCAATTATTTGGGGCGCTTAGTTGTCACAAATAATTTTGAAATTCCAGAACTGCGGAATGGCAAAGGACAGATATATGCATCTGGGGCAATTACCTTGGGTGGCCCTTATGCAGCCGTTGATAGTTTCCTCGGTTTGCAATATTCCGCATTAGTCGCCGTTGATGGACTCGCCGCCTCCCGTGCGCCCGGAGTTCATCGTTTAAATATGGTAACTTCCTCTGCACAGTGGCTAAAGTGGGTCTTTAACCAATCCCCATAA
- a CDS encoding GDSL-type esterase/lipase family protein — MQTFELSSSMQLVEPPKQCQPLKIIALGDSLVYGFGDPEKGGWVEQLRRWWMLPDSSGHVLYNLGVRGDRTQQVAQRLEIEFRHRGELRNRLPDIIILSVGVNDSARLKRPNGRNYTDFSLFESEISALLEQAQQLCPVLFVGMVPVDEAKMPFLDCFYYNHEDQYRYKEATKLACNQRQIPYLDIFDQWMARDQFWRLQRLSADGLHPNTLGYQTLLEDVINWEPLAAYH, encoded by the coding sequence ATGCAAACATTCGAGCTTTCTTCCTCAATGCAGCTGGTAGAACCACCCAAACAATGTCAGCCTTTGAAGATTATCGCACTGGGGGATAGCTTAGTATATGGCTTTGGCGACCCAGAAAAAGGCGGTTGGGTGGAGCAACTACGGCGATGGTGGATGTTACCGGATAGTTCTGGTCATGTATTATATAATTTGGGAGTTAGAGGCGATCGCACACAACAAGTAGCACAAAGGCTAGAAATAGAATTTCGCCATCGGGGAGAACTCCGAAACCGTCTTCCCGACATAATTATCCTCTCCGTAGGTGTAAATGATTCCGCAAGATTAAAACGCCCCAACGGCCGAAATTATACAGATTTTTCCCTATTTGAATCAGAAATTAGTGCTTTACTAGAACAAGCACAGCAACTATGTCCAGTGTTATTTGTAGGGATGGTTCCCGTAGATGAAGCCAAAATGCCATTTCTAGATTGCTTTTATTATAATCACGAAGATCAGTATCGTTATAAAGAAGCCACTAAACTTGCTTGCAATCAACGGCAAATTCCTTACTTAGATATTTTCGATCAATGGATGGCGCGTGATCAATTTTGGCGCTTACAACGCTTAAGTGCAGATGGTCTTCATCCCAATACCCTAGGTTATCAAACTTTGTTAGAAGATGTGATTAATTGGGAACCACTAGCAGCATATCACTAA
- a CDS encoding NAD(P)H-quinone oxidoreductase subunit N has translation MALITTGNAFIRDLEKFGSLGVYVPLEGGFEGRYRRRLRATGYGSLLITARGLGDVAAYLTGVHGVRPPHLGKKSTGSGAAVGYVYYIPPIVTYNLEQLPPKSKGLVLWIIEGQILADQEVEFLTTLPSLEPRVKVVVERGGDRAFRWKSLKETYSASYLAV, from the coding sequence ATGGCACTGATTACCACTGGCAACGCTTTCATCCGCGATTTGGAGAAATTTGGTTCCCTTGGTGTTTATGTACCTCTGGAAGGAGGTTTTGAAGGTCGATATCGCCGCCGATTGCGGGCTACTGGCTATGGGAGTCTTCTGATTACTGCTAGGGGACTGGGCGACGTAGCTGCCTATCTCACAGGAGTTCATGGTGTGAGACCTCCTCACCTGGGTAAAAAAAGCACTGGTAGTGGTGCGGCGGTGGGTTATGTGTATTACATACCACCGATTGTTACTTATAATCTGGAACAGCTACCACCAAAGTCTAAGGGCTTGGTGTTGTGGATTATTGAAGGGCAGATTCTGGCTGATCAGGAGGTTGAGTTTTTAACAACTTTGCCTAGTTTGGAACCACGAGTAAAAGTAGTTGTTGAGAGAGGAGGCGATCGCGCTTTCCGTTGGAAATCTCTCAAAGAGACATACTCTGCCAGCTATCTAGCTGTGTAA
- a CDS encoding AMIN domain-containing protein — MYQGLSIRQFWQSRHHLLGLYAVIALQAGSTVAAPAARLDDWRFYPEAVQLEINLSASTTPKYFYLAEPPRLVVDLPNTKLGNVPTIQNYFGAIQRIRVSQLNDTVTRIVLDLAAGNFIDSNQVQLQAVSRQNPTHWVLRPTISNYTPPTQLGNFQSLPNQVPSNYQQLPSTLYPITPNSQQPFLTVPPLNPSNSSQLPAYILPPPSYPQQPSNFNSIPSQRSPEFSVPTMPNYQPNVSNIQVIEFGQPLPKPNY; from the coding sequence ATGTACCAGGGACTAAGCATTAGGCAATTTTGGCAAAGTCGCCATCATCTGTTGGGGTTGTATGCAGTAATTGCTCTGCAAGCTGGTAGTACTGTCGCCGCACCAGCAGCCAGATTAGATGATTGGCGCTTTTACCCAGAAGCTGTACAACTAGAAATTAACCTCTCAGCCAGCACAACTCCTAAATATTTCTACCTAGCCGAACCGCCTCGCTTAGTTGTGGATTTGCCAAATACTAAGTTAGGTAACGTTCCCACCATCCAAAATTATTTTGGAGCAATTCAAAGAATTCGTGTTTCCCAATTAAATGACACTGTAACTCGAATTGTTCTAGATTTAGCAGCCGGAAATTTTATAGATTCCAACCAAGTACAACTACAAGCAGTTTCTCGACAAAACCCCACGCACTGGGTGTTACGTCCTACAATTAGTAATTATACTCCCCCTACACAACTGGGAAATTTTCAGTCTTTACCCAACCAAGTCCCAAGTAATTATCAACAGTTACCCAGCACCTTATATCCCATAACTCCTAACTCACAGCAACCCTTTCTAACTGTACCTCCCCTAAATCCTAGCAATTCGTCTCAATTACCCGCTTATATTCTTCCTCCACCTAGTTATCCCCAGCAACCTAGTAATTTTAATAGCATTCCCTCTCAAAGAAGTCCTGAGTTTTCAGTTCCGACAATGCCCAACTATCAACCCAATGTCTCAAATATACAGGTGATTGAGTTTGGTCAACCCCTGCCCAAACCCAACTATTAA
- a CDS encoding DNA cytosine methyltransferase: MAHIEKKTQKRPIAVDLFAGAGGMSLGFEQAGFDVLASVEIDPIHCATHEFNFPFWSVLCKPVEETTSQEIRQNSSIGDREIDVVFGGPPCQGFSLIGKRCFDDPRNALVFHYIRLVLELQPKFFVIENVKGMTAGKHQEFIAEIINEFESNGYKVRQKYQVLNAAHFGVPQNRERLFILGCRNDLELPNYPEPITQPAKQNKSALASELTLTPTVWDALQDLPEIEKYSDLYQRDWVVTDFGKPSDYSRLLRGLGSKNNDYSYQRQYDSRILTSSLRTKHNLESITRFAATPCGTTEKISRFHKLNPKGICNTLRAGTPSNRGAFTSPRPIHPFIPRCITVREAARLHSYPDWFRFHVTKWHGFRQIGNSVPPLLAKAVALEIIKSLDIKLDESATIKYLGDDSLLSLDMTQAAKYFQVNPHTIEPRVRKSNIALST; the protein is encoded by the coding sequence ATGGCTCATATAGAAAAAAAAACCCAAAAACGACCTATCGCCGTCGATTTATTTGCTGGTGCTGGTGGGATGAGCCTGGGCTTTGAACAAGCTGGCTTTGATGTACTTGCATCTGTAGAAATAGACCCCATACACTGTGCGACACACGAGTTTAATTTTCCTTTTTGGAGCGTTTTGTGCAAGCCTGTTGAAGAAACTACCAGTCAAGAGATTAGACAAAATTCATCAATTGGCGATCGCGAAATTGATGTAGTATTTGGTGGTCCCCCATGTCAAGGCTTTTCCTTAATAGGTAAACGTTGTTTCGACGACCCTAGAAACGCTCTGGTATTTCATTATATTAGATTAGTATTAGAACTACAGCCCAAATTTTTTGTTATTGAAAACGTCAAAGGAATGACGGCTGGAAAACATCAAGAATTTATTGCAGAAATAATTAATGAATTTGAAAGCAATGGTTACAAAGTCCGCCAAAAATATCAAGTTTTAAATGCGGCTCATTTTGGAGTTCCACAAAATCGGGAAAGATTATTTATTCTGGGTTGTCGTAATGACTTAGAATTACCAAATTACCCAGAGCCAATTACTCAACCTGCTAAACAAAATAAATCTGCACTTGCTTCAGAACTGACCTTAACTCCTACGGTTTGGGATGCACTTCAAGACTTACCCGAAATAGAAAAATATAGCGACTTATATCAACGTGATTGGGTAGTTACAGATTTTGGTAAGCCCAGTGATTATAGTCGGCTACTTCGTGGGCTTGGTTCTAAAAATAATGATTATTCATATCAACGTCAGTATGACTCTAGAATCCTGACATCGAGTTTAAGAACAAAGCATAATTTAGAATCTATTACCAGATTTGCAGCTACACCTTGTGGTACAACGGAAAAAATCAGCCGCTTCCATAAACTTAATCCTAAAGGGATTTGTAATACTCTCAGAGCCGGAACTCCCAGTAATCGAGGCGCTTTTACTTCCCCTAGACCTATACATCCCTTTATACCCAGATGTATTACTGTGCGTGAAGCAGCGCGTTTACATTCCTATCCAGATTGGTTTAGATTCCATGTCACAAAATGGCATGGATTTCGACAAATAGGAAATTCTGTTCCTCCTTTATTAGCCAAAGCCGTAGCCTTAGAAATCATTAAATCTTTAGATATAAAGTTAGATGAATCCGCAACAATCAAATATTTAGGAGATGATAGTTTACTAAGTCTTGACATGACACAAGCAGCTAAATACTTTCAAGTAAATCCCCATACTATAGAGCCTAGAGTCAGAAAATCAAATATAGCGCTTTCCACCTAA
- a CDS encoding PEP-CTERM sorting domain-containing protein (PEP-CTERM proteins occur, often in large numbers, in the proteomes of bacteria that also encode an exosortase, a predicted intramembrane cysteine proteinase. The presence of a PEP-CTERM domain at a protein's C-terminus predicts cleavage within the sorting domain, followed by covalent anchoring to some some component of the (usually Gram-negative) cell surface. Many PEP-CTERM proteins exhibit an unusual sequence composition that includes large numbers of potential glycosylation sites. Expression of one such protein has been shown restore the ability of a bacterium to form floc, a type of biofilm.) translates to MKTIKSLTSVVFGTAITACGMLSYTLPGQAITISTSGGEVGNVDVSTGIFTPFLTNSLNFTDIAVNDDGELFGNTFGRLYSISPGSPMEVMDIGALLINNANALGFDNNGVLYAAGGNDFYSVNTSTGRATTISNSLPGFLSSGDIVFNPAINQFLATSATPDNSTLFSIALDGAATEIGSIGFNRVFGLGFNSGTLYGYTTAGEQLIIDPTTGSGIFDKNLTGLTGSILGASSSLAEAIPTPPTPPTPPTPPTTPPTTPPTTPPVTSVPEPTTLGGIVVLGFMGLCMKGKKRKPLQSA, encoded by the coding sequence ATGAAAACCATCAAAAGTTTGACATCAGTTGTCTTTGGAACGGCAATTACAGCTTGCGGAATGTTGAGTTACACGCTTCCAGGACAAGCAATCACAATTTCGACTAGCGGTGGAGAAGTTGGAAATGTAGATGTTTCTACAGGTATATTTACTCCTTTTCTGACTAATTCACTAAATTTTACTGATATAGCTGTTAACGATGATGGGGAACTGTTCGGTAATACTTTTGGCCGGCTATACAGCATTAGTCCAGGTTCACCAATGGAGGTTATGGACATTGGTGCTTTACTCATCAATAATGCGAACGCATTAGGATTTGACAACAATGGCGTGCTTTATGCTGCTGGTGGTAATGATTTCTATTCTGTGAACACTTCTACTGGTAGGGCAACGACAATATCTAATAGTCTTCCAGGTTTTCTCAGCTCTGGCGATATTGTATTTAATCCGGCAATAAATCAGTTTTTAGCGACATCAGCAACTCCAGATAATAGTACTTTATTCTCTATCGCCCTAGATGGTGCAGCTACAGAAATTGGCAGTATTGGGTTCAATAGAGTGTTTGGACTAGGTTTTAATAGCGGAACTTTGTATGGCTATACAACTGCTGGAGAACAACTTATTATTGATCCGACCACAGGATCTGGGATTTTCGACAAAAATCTTACAGGGTTGACAGGTTCGATTTTGGGTGCATCAAGTTCTTTAGCAGAAGCAATACCGACACCTCCAACTCCGCCGACACCTCCCACTCCACCTACAACTCCACCTACAACTCCACCTACAACTCCACCTGTAACATCTGTTCCAGAGCCAACGACTCTTGGTGGTATAGTGGTGCTTGGTTTTATGGGATTGTGCATGAAAGGTAAGAAGAGAAAACCCTTGCAATCGGCATAG
- a CDS encoding Rpn family recombination-promoting nuclease/putative transposase has translation MIDHDRLFKELISNFFLEFIELFFPELREYIEPESVKFLDKELFTDVTEGKQYETDLVAQVKFAHKSAYFLIHIENESTAKANFNRRMFRYFARLHEKFNLPIYPIVIFSYDRPKKAAVNQYQVGFPDFQVLEFNYRVIQLNQYNWRDFLSRPNPVASALMAKMNIAPADRPKVKAECLRLLVTLKLNPAKMQLISGFIDTYLSLNQQEEIAFKSELGLLEPQEQEEVMQIVTSWMRQGIEQGIEQGMEREKDLIIRQIKRKLGEIDRELESRIRSYDLDLVESLAEELWDFSTVQDLRNWLDNIAIRTSMR, from the coding sequence ATTATAGACCATGACCGCTTATTTAAAGAATTAATCTCGAACTTCTTTCTAGAATTTATCGAGTTATTTTTCCCCGAACTCAGAGAATATATAGAACCAGAATCAGTAAAATTTCTAGATAAAGAACTATTTACTGATGTCACAGAAGGTAAACAATACGAAACTGATTTAGTCGCGCAAGTCAAATTTGCTCACAAATCAGCTTATTTTTTGATTCACATTGAAAACGAATCCACAGCCAAAGCCAACTTTAATCGGCGAATGTTTCGTTATTTTGCCCGATTACACGAAAAATTTAATTTACCAATATATCCCATAGTCATTTTCTCATACGACCGCCCCAAGAAAGCAGCAGTCAATCAATACCAAGTAGGATTCCCAGATTTCCAGGTATTAGAGTTTAATTATCGAGTAATTCAGTTAAATCAATATAACTGGCGAGATTTTTTAAGTCGTCCAAATCCAGTAGCATCAGCATTGATGGCTAAAATGAATATAGCCCCAGCAGATAGACCAAAAGTCAAAGCTGAATGTTTACGGTTGTTGGTAACATTAAAATTAAACCCAGCTAAAATGCAGTTAATTTCTGGGTTTATTGATACGTATTTAAGTTTAAATCAGCAGGAAGAAATAGCATTTAAGTCGGAATTGGGGTTATTAGAGCCACAAGAACAGGAGGAAGTTATGCAAATTGTTACCAGTTGGATGAGACAAGGTATTGAGCAAGGTATTGAACAAGGTATGGAACGGGAGAAAGATTTGATTATCCGTCAAATTAAGCGCAAGTTGGGAGAAATTGACCGGGAATTAGAAAGTCGTATTAGGTCTTATGACTTGGATCTTGTGGAAAGTTTAGCTGAGGAGTTATGGGATTTTTCAACAGTTCAGGATTTACGCAATTGGTTGGATAATATAGCGATTCGCACCTCAATGAGGTAA